The DNA region tgaaggtgctgttcattcatccatttagagatatcagcaaggcatgatgagattcttgcagagactgtaacatcgtctggtgggaatgacaggaagagctgggtatcgtcagcatagcagtggtatgagaagccatgagagcggattattgaaccaattgagcttgtgtatatggagaagagaaggggaccaagcactgacccttgaggtacccctgtggataagctgtgcgctttggacacttctcccttccacgacactctatagcaggggtgtccaaagtgcggcccgagggccattcgacccgtgacttcaaatgaagaatcagaagattttattgattaagattggcacgttatcttatttttcatgttaacaagcgctgaacaatattcctaaaacagaaaatgttcagtaacatgtatgttgttgttttaaatctacagatttgactattttccacatttttttgtaaactatgaaaaaaaaacatatgcaaagtttttgcaaacaagcggactgttgtttaaccatttaatgacctgagctaaatgaacCATGTTACAggctctgagaaaaaaataaataaagtaggAATCAAATATTTGATTCCCTTTTATGAAAGGGtttcttttgattctgatctacaaagccttactattttttcaactatatttaaaaaaataaacctgtgGCCCGTGAGCgtttctaacacgacaattttggcctgcaagaaaaaaagtttggacacccctgctctataggatcgcccagagaggtaggacacgaaccagcagagggcagatcctgagatgccaagttcagagagcgtggataggaggatttgatggttgactgtgtcaaaggcagcagacaggtctagcagtaatagaactgaggactgacgattctgttactgacagtagtgcagtttcagtagagtggccccgcttaaagcgtgactgatttgggtcaaaaagatcgtttctggacaggaactcagagacttgcttaaagactgtgcgctcaagtatttttgacagaaagggcagaagagaaaccggtctgtagttttcaacctgggctgggtttagtgtgggtttttgagcagaggggtgaacTGAGCTTGCTTGAATGTGATGCTTCTATCCAGCATAGAACACTCACTCAACTTCACTGGCACTGCTCTTTCCTGTTTAAAATCCTACCTCACCgacagacaacagtttatcaaaatccatctttaacttgtttttattaatattagctTAATGTGATACACTTGATACccttctgtttctaaaaatgatcatccaaagtccttaataaactcCAATACATCCAGAACTGTGCTGCACCCCGTCTCACCCACACCCGATCCAGTGAACCCCTCACCCCTGTCAAATCACtaatcaaaactcacctctccAAATAAGCTTTTAATctatgattgtgatgtgtgaTCTGTTAATCTGTCGCTGcaccttcatgttgttttatttatgatttgtgtgtaatgttgcagtgtctgttagtctgtccttactgttctgatccttctgtctttttaacaaatgtacagtgtcttgaaattgaaacttataaataaaatgtattattattattttaccccagacaaacaaaaagtcacaaaagcaacaaagtgagaaaagtaaatttatgaaacactaaaataatgaagctaaaggggaagaaaaagactaaaaggaaagggtttggaattaataaattaaaaacatgtaaacattcgtatgcaagtcagatactcacctcatctttctactgtttcttcctctgagtcgttttctgaagatgacttagtcgagcagatgtttcctcttgatgGTGCTCTCTGGTTACAGTCGCTCCAGGTTCAGCTCTCTAGTCTGGATGACGTGACGatgcagtagcagcagctttaaatgtccgtGATAGAGGCGTGGCACTTTCCttatcagcaggatgttatgtgactttcctttcctttcttaaaAATTAAAACTCAAAGCCTCAATATGTTGTCAGttttggtgcgctttggcgccatcaggaggtcactgagtgcaactgcagtgtcataaaaacggtcacgcctccccctctgacaccatgtgcatttgttgacaaacaaagggtgaggaagccggcagagacactgtgagaagatgaggaaccacgcagactcaaaaggtacagtaatattaccagattttgatggagcctgagtgtctgcagcccgttgtctagtttgtttattcaactgttaccatgacaactataggtcgtggataaatggctacatagatcggtttgtaaggttacaaactttttggagacaaaagtaaagctgctaaacgtgagacaatgatgacatcactggaAATGACACAGCTCAATCTGTAATAAATGATGTCTGCAGGGATGTTCATTCTGCCGTATTACAGACTTGTTAGACAGTAGTATAACCAGTTTGCAACCCTATGTAGAAAGTTACGTTATATAACGGTCTGTTTGTGCATTGCTGATGTAACCCCGTGTGTTCTGGGTTGTGGAAAGGACTCAGGAGACAGCTAGTGTGTTCTGGCTCTGTATTTACAGACAAATTAACAGAAACCGATGAATTGTGTTGAGATCAAACATCTCccctgataaataaaaaaaacgtgttattTAGGAGAGCCAGAGTCAGAACATTAGCCGTTAACTTTCATgactaatgaataactttatgaatattattcaaaactcctcagaactgatacgggatgaatcgaatatgatcagtaaatgaaaaccacagtttgatttcatctaaacaactaaaaaaatactttaaaatgtgtttatcgacgGAGCATGAATCATCATTAACCTACCTCCGACCAAGCTGTCAACAGCTCTGACCACATTCCTGACGTCATCACACACAGTggtaattctagagtctgttgactctgtttgaactgtctgtattgtttaaaaatgattgtagatgtataatggctgaataaaatactcatacatacatgatcagtttgccagcgtgcgtgtgttcggagaggagagcggcagattataaattcatcgtactctgcaacatgatgaatcagtttatggacgccatcttgtaatactcttagttcaccagcagatggcgcATGTGCTAGTTGTAAACCCAGACAGTAAAGcgtatgtgaagttgttaatctgtctaaagagctCATTTCTTCCATTTATGTTCGTTGAACTCGAATATTTCTGCCAAATTACTTACTCTAATAATTAAAAGGAATATATTATGTTAgaaatgagtgtttgttttctatttaatctttgtgctggatgtgaacattgttattcatgtcatgtttgtgaccctgtatgaaccagctctctcagaacactccgttttagtgtgtgtttctctttaaatgtaatgatgaaGTCGTTTAGTGTGATAGCACTAAACGATAGCAGCTTTAGCAGAATTAGGACGCTTATGATCCGACGAGGCTTAAATTTCTAGCGCCATCCTTCTTCAGTTTAGAACTGAagttagttagtttttatccttattttttggacgccctggcagaattggccacctcctgtttttcattcttctccaggattctgttgctctttattaccacgTGTGAAAGCAAAACGCCTttgtagaattttttttttttttttttgcttggacaaAATTATACCCCCCaaatttgcctccctatctttactgccttggctcctctatttctctgcacattatgCTTCGGTATTTATTCTCCTCTAGGATTCTGATGCTGTTCTCACGGTTGAAGGATTTTTCtggtattgctgctgccttcatgtgatactgtatcgacctgtgggagtcatttagattaaagtataaatgatttgcatatttgttgtaaagcatctgtttgtctgaaggttctgcaggttcatttttgagcagtttctgaaatatctgctcagctttggccttgctgtgatgtgactttgcatagatagttgcaaggtctgtttcctttttgagtgaagagtgagggtaaagagagagcagctcctcgtggAGAGCGATTGCTCTGTCCACCATGCTTTGTTCTGGGGAACTACAGCTTTTATAAACgatcctccatctgtagcagaACGCAACTAATTTCTTCAGATAAcgcacatctggatgttctttcagaactttctctgccaaatcaacggcctcatcaactgatatgtattttatgtaaaggtttagtaaggcccacatgccactgccactgcagcacagagtgctcacatttccagccaactcacggacttcatcttgaatgttttctccttcatcagcacgttgGTCAAGGTAGAGCGCAGCGaggtacaagttctctggatcccgttccttggcttgtctcattttctccaagaggtcagggtccagcattgggtcactgaagttttgggcgttctttaaccatatgacatagctggtgttccagtccaccatgtccggctgcatcctggcagctttctcgtagtaatcaacaaccagcttcttatcctctccgaagaacatcagggtccaggccttttcagcgcagatctctggatggaggtcgtcctgggatggagatgggtatttttccatcagggcatcaacctttgacaggtaagcctgactctctgcttgatctcccaggtggtggtgcagccaggccaggttcccgtagttcaccactaaccaagCACCCTCATTTGCCTTTCTCAGCTTGTTGAGTGCCTCCGTAGCCTTCTGAAACAAACTgttagcctcttcatttaaccccagtttatactgaatgaacccccacaggttgtaaTTGTGGCCCAGCTTTCTATTTCCCTTCTCTTCGCTGAAGCCCTCCATCTTGTGCGTGAGGCGTAACAGTTTCGGCCTGCTGTGGACCAGGTCCCAGGTGAagtggcactgcagggactccagtgtggtttgactctgagcagcactgatggagaataaaaaaacaaacatttaaacacatcagcagctagttttttttgcagtgtgctatgtttggatgtttactgttcatctcccatgaagaaaataagatgttttaaagaagcaatatgtaactcagacacctagtgtttaaaatgagtactgcagttaaaattctaaacattgtatgGTCACAAATTAGACGACACTTTGGGTGGCTTTCCCTCCCTAAAGCAACGCCCATACGTAATAATCACCTTTTTATACCAGCTAGGATTGACCCACGATTTACATCTTTGGAGAGGAATGGCCTgcgctgtctgggtgacttatACATTAATGATGTTTTGCCAGTTTCGAACAATTACGttctgcattcaatttaaatagctCCGACCTTTTTCGATACTTTCAGCTTCGTGATTTTGCTAGGACCCACTCACCGGCATTCCCTCAAGTTCCAAACCCTAGTGGCATTGATCTGGCACTCAAggcaagagtcttgcccaaaggTCAGGTTTCCAACCTTAtgacctcctgttcacaactAACGAGTCTGCGGTAAATAAGATCAAGGCTGATTGGGAAATCGAATTACAAACCAACCTTTCTGAGGATTTCTGGAAAAAGGCTCTTGGGGCTGTTAATTCATCTaacactaacacctccagtctggttaagaaggctcatcaatgcctctttttcctgaggacactgaagagacaccacctgtcttcagctgtgctggtgaacttctaccgctgtgtgatcgagagcatcctgaccagcagtgtctcagtctggtacggaaactgctctgtcacagaccgtaaggcgccacagcgggtggtaaaaaccgcccagcgtatcacaaggtgtccacttcctgccattgaggacatccaaagaaaacgctgtctgcggcgagctcacagcatccttaaagactcctcccaccctgcccacagactgtttaccctcctgccctccggtaggcgcttcaaaagcctccggaccagaaccagcagactgatcaTTTAGTCTATGGCGAGTTGCGACTAGCAGTAGTGGTCTGTCTTTATTCGTCTGTTTTCTAATGTCGTCAGTGTATAATCGACCAGAAACAACCTGATTTATAGCTCACTGCTCTTcggctcagtgtttgtttgatccCTGCCACTCGCATACGGGCCGGATTCAGTATTCTCGGGGATTTTTACTGGATCTAAAGTATCGACAGCAGCCACTGTTGCACCTAATTACCGAAGACTGTTTAACAGTGGATATCTCCGGTCATCGTgatgattttaacaaaaagaacaacaaagggAAAGTACGGAAACGAGGGAGATGGGGTGGTGTCCGAGAGAGGCTCAAGCGTCTGAATCTCCACCGTATACCCCTCTCCTCGATGCTGCTCTGTAATGCCCAATCCATCAGAAACAAGATCGACGAGATCCAGGCCAACGTCATTCATCTGGAGAAATTCAGAGACTCGTGCATCATGGCTTTCACCGAGACCTGGCTTACTTCTTCGGACTTGGACACGGATCTAACGCTCTGCGGTTTTGGGACATCGGTGAGGCTTGACAGAAACGTTAACGTCACAGGTTATTTCAATCACTGTAACTTGAAATCATTGAGCAACTTTCACCAGTATATTTCTTGCCCCACTAGACTGAACAAAACTATTGACCTGTGTTATGGTTTAGTCAAAGGTGCATATAAGTCGGTTTCCCTGCCCTCTCTTGGCTCTTCTGATCACAACACCATCCTTCTTACCCCCATCTACAAACCTCTCCTTAAAAGAGTAAAGTAGTCACAAGGACAGTGGAGCTGTGGACTGAAAGTGCTATTCATCATTAAAACGTAGATAAAAATCATTCAGTGCATATGCAAGCtctgtctgtgatttaaaaccGTCCATGTTAATCCACCCATTTTTCTTGTTGTCCTGGCCAGTCATGGTTTTCATGCCATCCCACACTGCCTTTAGGTCATTACTATAAAATCTATCCTCCACCCTATTCTTATATTGGAGCTTAGCCCTCTTGATTTCATGTCTGGCCTCTTTCTTCGCTTCTGCTATCTCAACAACCCCACCATGCAGAAACGTGTCATGTTTCCTGTGCAGTGCATCCTTCACTGCCCCTTCTAACGCTAGTATAAGTGTTCATTCTGTCAgatccatgtttaaaaaatgtaacattaggaAAAGCCCTGCAATCTGCAAAAAGGGCCTCCAGAGACTCTACTTTCTGCGCAgaatgaacacttttaatgtggACAAGACACTGATGCTTTTATTCTACCGATCTTTTATAGAgtcaattttaaccttttgttttatctcatggtaTGGTAACCTTTCTGTTCAGAACAAAAATCGTCTTTCCAGTATTGTCAATACAGCCAGTAAAATAATCGGCGCTCAGCAGCTTTCATTGTCAGAAATCTGGAATAGACAAGTTGTTAGAAAAGCAAAGTCTAAACAttcgtatgcaagtcagatactcacctcatctttctgctgtttcttcctctcagtcgttttctgaagatgacttagtcgagcagatgtcttgatgttgctctgtggttacagtcgctccagcttcagctctctagtGTGGATGGCGTgatgatgtgcagcagcagctttaaatgtctgtgatAGAGGCGTGGCACTTTCCTTACCAGCATGATGTTATGTGAGTTTAATTTCTTAAGAATTGAAACTGAAAGCCTCAAGTTGCAGGgctctcaagtgtgtgtgtgtgtgtgtgtgtgtgtgtgtgtgtgtgtgtgtgtgtgtggtgtgggcATGAGTTTAGACATTATGTGGGACTGTCTGCCTTTACAATTGTGACTGATCATCGCCCATTGCTGGGGCTCAGGCACATGGCCATTGATAATAACCCCACAGGACGGAGGGGTCGCTGGGTGCTGGAGTTGGACCCTTTCAACTGGACCATTATGCACAAGGACGGCCCTAGCCATAAAAATGCGGACGCTCTTTCCCGCAGGCCCGTTTCCCCTGGCTCTGTTGGGGCGACAACAGACCACGTTGTGGGCTCAGTGGACTGCTCTCCGGTCTCACCAGGAACATGATCTGACCTACAGACTGCttattctctctgctgcactaACTCCGAACTGCAGGTTCATGTCAAGACATCCCATGGGGGGGATCTCTGGTTGGCCGCCCTCTGCAACGGGTGGCAGCAGATATTCTGGAACTGTCTGTGACATCTCGGGGGAATAGGTACGTGCTGGTTGTGGAGGATTATTTTACTAAGTTTGTTAATGTGTACGCCCTTCCAAACCAGACTGCTCACACGGTTGCTCACTGTCTTTTTGAGGATTATGTTTTGGTGCATGGAGTCCCTGAGGTCCTGCACACCAACCACGGCCGCCAGTTTGAGGCGGACGTGATTCAGGgtctctgtcagatgttgggGATCAAGAAAACATGCACCATGGCATACAATCCGAAGTCGGACGGAATGGTGGAACGCCATAATCGTACTCTGATTGACCAGCTTGCTAAGATGTTGCTCTCTCGTGGGGGCAAATGGGACAGTTATGTAAAACAGGTCGCTTTTGCATACGTGGTATGCATGGTTGGGAGGCGCGTGTCCCTGCTGATGTGCCTGTGCCTGGTGTTGTTTCAGACTCTCGGGGGGGTGGATCTCTGCCATGGTATGTGTCATCCATGGTGGATGGACTGAAGGCTGCTTTCTCAGTCGCCAGGCTCAATGCTGCAGAGGctcatgagagaaaaaaactgtattatgACGCTGATGTTTGCCACCGTGCCTATGAGGCGGGAGAGATGGTGTGGTTGAATAATCCCACTGAGAGCTTCACGAAGCTGGCACCACATTGGAAGGGCCCATACCGGGTCATGGAGGCGTTGATGTCTGGAGGTGAGGCTGCACTGACTTACCGCATCAGCaaccctctggactctctggagAGGACTCAGGTGGTTCACCATGACAGGCTGAAACGTTATACTTTACCAGTGCCTACAGGGACTGTTCCCCTTCTACCCTTAAAGTATCTCCTCTTTTGGGGGTTTCGCCACTCCCGTTGTCGCCACAAATGGTTGAGCAACAATTGGCTGGGGGTGTGGACATCAGTCTGTATGGGGAGTTTTCAGGGCCTGAACGCAGGGGGCGTGTCCTGCGACCACCTTCACGTCTTCAGGATTTTGTGAGGTTCCGAGTTTGATGCttggtgtttgtttccctctttctgggatctttttttttttttatgtatttttgctGTTCAAGTTCATTTGGGTGACAACTGTGatacagaggtttttttttcatgctcaggTTAAATTCTGCTAGGGGACTATTTTGAGAGGTTTCCTGTTGTCTCATGGGTGCCTGTGCCAATGTTTTATGTGAAACGGGGACATTTCAAGTTTAGGGGGGGACGTATGTCACAGATTGTGACAgattgttatgtttgttatatgtactgtatatgagGTGAGGTGTCCCGAGAGAGTTACCGTAGCTGCCATAAAgcagttgttattgttgttatcctGTTACACTggtacacaggtgtgtgtgtgtaataaagtgGAAGCCGTGGATAAAGAAGCTCCCCGCCTATGTgccgtttattgttttcttattaagtGTATCCGGTCCAACGAACCCAGAAAGCTCGGTTACAGAGGTAAGagaaaagctttgtgaatacgggtCCTGATCTAGGACTAAAAAACAGGTGTCAGAATAGCTGCTGAAATTAGCAAGAATTCAACTGGCTGTCTAGTTCACACACTCTGgtcaaactgttagctaatatTACTGATTACCAGCTGACTGGACACAATATTCCCCAacatacagaaatcaaatgatgAGATGACTTACTGTATTAATACCATATGGTCCTCttctccatagactgtaaatataacggTCCTCTCCCACGTCGATCAGTCTGTACTTCAGCGAGCGTCTGAATCAAAGTGCGAGCGTCTTCTTTGTAACCAGAATGTAGCGTTGTTGTAGCGGGAATATCTAAATCTTACCCGGATACAGCAATGCTAtttattgattggttgttggggtagctatatatatattcttttttttattaactggtGCGTGGCAAGCTCCTTCTGATCTCTATGGGAAACCCACTTGATTCATATCTGTtccactattaaaaaaaatgggttagggttaggcgTTAAGGCGTATCCTGGTAGTTTATGCGTGAGAAATACAAGGTGTGGCGTGTGAGCGTGTGAACaggttgaaatgtgtgtctctcactCCCAATGCGTGAGATTCAGAGCATTGAAGGTTGTCAGTTTTGATGCGCTTTGGCGCCATCaggaggtctctgagtgcaactgcagtgtcataaaaacggtcacgcctccccctctgacaccacgtgcatttgttgaaaaacaaagggtgaggaagccggcaGAGACGCTGTGAGAAAATGAGGAACCGCGcagactcaaaaggtacagtaatattaccagattttgatggagcctgagtgtctgcagcccgttgtctagtttgtttattcaactgttaccatgacaactatagGTCGTGGATAAATGGCTACATATATCGGTTTGTAAGGTTACAAACAAtttggagacaaaagtaaagctgctaaacgtgaGACAATGATGACGTCACTGGTAATGATGCAGCTCGGAGTGACTATGGGGTTTCCTATTGCGCGAGACGCTAGCTTAACATTCAGTACATTAGCCGTTAACATTCACGACTAATGAATgactttatgaatattattcaaaactccacagaactgatacgggatgaatcgaatatgatcagtaactgaaaaccacagtttgattacatctaaacaactaaaaaaatactttaaaatgtgtttatcgacggagtgtgaatcatcattaaccttcctccgaccaagctgtcaacggctctgaccacattcctgacgtcatcactcacactgtggtaattctagagtctcttggggattattcctcttcattttactttgttgactttcagaaacaaattttggttttcaaagcaataatgtatgtgacacttagcagggcaacaacagtgagtgctgtcagatgggggccccttagggaggtttcctactgtcattttggggcactgctttggtttacatttgtgagccctgaggggcccctactggtctggggccccaagcagttggggcacacacacacagactccaaaataaacaggcaggagaataatgtaaaactcaaaagaagatataaaattaaaaaaaaagtgttttggggaaagtcttatgctgtcaatatcaacctgttgcactgacagagtatgaggtttttgtttttcaacatcggttttccttttattccaggattcagcccaaaacttcaattcacCATCAATGATGAGCCGGAGCCCGGAGTGGGATGGAGTCAGTACAGGAATGCAGCATATAGACAATGTGTGTTATGGAAAATCAACAGGAGAGATACAACAAGTCACAATATAcatgggtaacactttacaataaggtacacacattttgcatactTACTGGGAGACGAAtgggaaactaaccactagatataatccagagtgcatatgtgaaaagggctctaggtaaccattagttaacaggtagatttgtgtggtttatccagctttcattatccgttaaataataattcactactctacaacatgtgatgaagaagtacTCAATATCTACCCAGTACTGAGTGGTTTTCTAATGGTTACTTGAAACTTTAATCACGTTATTTTTGCATTCCAGCATgagcatacaaaaaaaagtttgggttTGGTGCTACATTACACAAATTTTCTACCAACATAACTTGAACTGCTCTTCTGCTGTTGCTCGTTTAGAGCGACAAGTGGTTCATCCATGCCATGATTGATGGTTAGTCTTTCACTGTGCCAAGACACACATGAtcagaacatgtgctgctgtgaaatgttcttattcttcctgacacaataagtgtataaaaggctcagacagtaggtggccttcctgttaattgctcacgctcctcctgcgTGTTGATGACGTAAGCATCTCAAGCTTTTtgcttctgccttttccttttcagtcgctacataacacatgactgttgactctgtttgaactgtctgtattgtttcaAAATGATTGTATGtgtataatggctgaataaaatactcatacaTACATGATCAGTTTGCCAGCGTGCGTGTTTTCAGAGAGGAGAGCGGCAGATTATAAATTCACCGTACTctgcaacatgatgatgaatcagtttatggacGCCATCTTGTAATACTCTTAGTTCACCAGCAGATGCCGCCTGTGCTAGTTGTAAACCCAGGCAGTAAagtgtatgtgaagttgttaatctgtctaaagagctaATTTCTTTCATTTATGTTCATTGAACTCGAATATTTCTGCCAAATAACTTACTCTAATAATTGTCAGACGCTTATGATCTGACGAGGCTTaaatttctagctccgtcctcccgatagtttagaactgaagaaggtgaaaccactgaaacaaaaaacttcaagacgatttcttggtgtgcacactgttcat from Labrus bergylta chromosome 6, fLabBer1.1, whole genome shotgun sequence includes:
- the LOC136179452 gene encoding interferon-induced protein with tetratricopeptide repeats 1B-like, producing MPSQTTLESLQCHFTWDLVHSRPKLLRLTHKMEGFSEEKGNRKLGHNYNLWGFIQYKLGLNEEANSLFQKATEALNKLRKANEGAWLVVNYGNLAWLHHHLGDQAESQAYLSKVDALMEKYPSPSQDDLHPEICAEKAWTLMFFGEDKKLVVDYYEKAARMQPDMVDWNTSYVIWLKNAQNFSDPMLDPDLLEKMRQAKERDPENLYLAALYLDQRADEGENIQDEVRELAGNVSTLCCSGSGMWALLNLYIKYISVDEAVDLAEKVLKEHPDVRYLKKLVAFCYRWRIVYKSCSSPEQSMVDRAIALHEELLSLYPHSSLKKETDLATIYAKSHHSKAKAEQIFQKLLKNEPAEPSDKQMLYNKYANHLYFNLNDSHRSIQYHMKAAAIPEKSFNRENSIRILEENKYRSIMCREIEEPRQ